DNA from Variovorax sp. V213:
CCTACGTGATGCGCATGAGCGGTGAAGATTCGATGACGATCGCGCTGCCGTGGCAGCTCTGGCTCAGCTCGGCGCTGCTCGTGGCGGGCAGCGTGGCGCTGCAATGGGCCGGTAGCGCATCGCGCGGCCCCGACCCGATGCGGGCCCGTCGCCTGCTGCTGGCCGGCGGCCTCTGCGCGGTGGGCTTCCTGGGCGTGCAGCTGTGGGCCTGGCAGGCGCTGCTGGGCGCACAGGTGATGCCGGCCGGCAATCCGGCGGGCAGCTTCTTCTATCTGCTGACCGCCATGCACGGACTCCACCTGGCGGGTGGGCTGGCCGGGTGGGCATGGGCTGCGCGCGCCGCGTGGCCCGACCCCGCCAGGGCCGCATGGCGCATCGCGCTGTGCGCGCGCTACTGGCACTTCATGCTGGCTGTGTGGCTGGTGCTGTTCGGTCTGCTGGGCTGGGTGACGCCGGAGGTGGCGCGCTTCATCTGCGGCACATCCTGAGGAGGCGTCTCATGAACCACACCGCAACCATCGCAGCAACGCCGTTGAATCCCGAGATCGCCGCAAGCGGCTGGCGCGGGCTGATTGCCGACTGGTCTTCCGACCGCCAGGCGTTCCACGTCTCGTGGGGCAAGGCGATGATGTGGATCTTCCTGCTCAGCGACACCTTCGTCTTCAGCTGCTTCCTGACCGGCTACATGACGGTGCGCGTCTCGACCACCGTGCCGTGGCCCAACCCGAGCGAGGTGTTCGCGCTCCATGTGGGGGGCGCCGACATACCGCTGCTGTTGATTGCGATCATGACCTTCGTGCTCATCACCAGCAGCGGCACGATGGCGATGGCCGTCAATTTCGCCTATCGCGGCGACCGCGTGAACGCCGCCACGCTGATGCTCGTGACCGCGACATTCGGCGAGCTCTTCGTCGGCATGCAGGCCTTCGAGTGGTCCAAGCTGATCCTCGAAGAGGGCGTGCGGCCCTGGGGCAACCCCATGGGGGCGGCTCAGTTCGGCTCGGCCTTCTTCATGATCACGGGCTTTCACGGGCTGCATGTGTCGGCCGGCGTGGTCTTCCTGTTCGTGGTGGCCTTCAAGCTGATGCGAGGCGACTACGACAGGAGGGGCAACTACCAGATCGTCGAGATCACCGGCCTGTACTGGCACTTCGTGGACCTGGTGTGGGTGTTCATCTTTGCGCTGTTCTATCTCTGGTGAGGACGACCATGGACCACGTCTCAGGCCAACAACATCCGATCAGCCTCTATCTCAAGATCTGGGGGCTGCTGTTCGTGCTCAGCACGATGTCGTACCTGGTCGATTACTTCCATTTCCAGGGGTATCTGCGCTGGGGCCTGATCATCACCTTCATGTTGCTGAAGGCGGGTCTGATCGTCGCGGTCTTCATGCACATGGCCTGGGAGCGGCTGTCGCTGGTCTACGCCATCCTGGTGCCGCCCCTGTGCCTGCTGGTCCTGGTCTGGCTGATGGCGGCGGAGGCCGACCATACCTTCCTGACGCGGCTGCTGTTCTTCCACTGACGGCCTTGCGGGCCGCTCAGCGCCGCACGATGTAGCGCGTGACGACCGGCTGTGTTTCGCCGACGTGGAATGCGAGCCGGCGCTCCCGCAACGCCATGTCGCTGGCCGTGGCGCGGTTGAAGCGGCGCAGGTGGTCGGTCCACGAGTCGTCGACGATCTGCTCCACATAGCGGCTGGGCTGCGCGATGTCGTGCAGCAGTTCCCAGCCGATGGCGCCCTGGCTCAGGCGCGCGCGGCGCGTCTGCTGCATCACGAGGTGGAAGGCCGCGGCGCGCGACGGCTCGATGAGGTATTCGACCGTGATCACCACGCGGCCGTCCTCCTGCGGCGCCTCGGCCGGCGGGCCGGCGGCCCAGCCGGCTTCGGCGGGGCGCGTGTCGTCTTCGCCGACGCCGTCGGTCACCCAGCGCAGGGCCACCAGCATCAGCAGCGTGCCGCTGACGGCGGCGATGGCGAGGCTCAGGTTCAGCGCCGTGACCGTGGCCACCTGGCCCCAGAGCGCCGCGCCGATCGCGCTCGCGCCCATGATCGCCATCTGGTAGGTCGACATGCCGCGTGCGCGCACCCAGTCGGGCAGCGCGAGCTGCGCCGAGACCGAGAGCGAGTTGGCCACCGTGATCCAGGCCATGCCGCCGAAGAACATCGCGGGCACCGCGACCCAGGCGTTGGGCGCAAAGGCCATCACCGCGGTGGCGAGCGACTGCAGCACCGTGCCTCGCAGCACCAGTTGGTCGCGCCCCAGCGCCTGGCGCAGCCGCGGCAGGAACAGCACCGCGATGATCGCGCCCGAACCCATGGCCGCCAGCAGCAGCGTGAAGGTGCCCGCACCGCCGCCCTGGAGGTTGCGCGCCAGCAGCGGCAGCAGCGCGAGCAGGGCCGTGGAGTGAAAGAAGAAGATCGTGATGCGCGAGAGCACCGCCCGCATGCGCTGCGACTGCCAGACGAACTGCACGCCCACGCGCATGGCGCTGATGAGCTTCTCGCGGCCCAGCGGATTGGGCGTGTGCTCGCGCCGCCAGCGCAGCACCACGAAGCCC
Protein-coding regions in this window:
- a CDS encoding bb3-type cytochrome oxidase subunit III; protein product: MSAAPTATASGVRDAGRGGRPRDAHASAASIGLWVFMGVASALFSLFIVAYVMRMSGEDSMTIALPWQLWLSSALLVAGSVALQWAGSASRGPDPMRARRLLLAGGLCAVGFLGVQLWAWQALLGAQVMPAGNPAGSFFYLLTAMHGLHLAGGLAGWAWAARAAWPDPARAAWRIALCARYWHFMLAVWLVLFGLLGWVTPEVARFICGTS
- a CDS encoding cytochrome C oxidase subunit IV family protein, which encodes MDHVSGQQHPISLYLKIWGLLFVLSTMSYLVDYFHFQGYLRWGLIITFMLLKAGLIVAVFMHMAWERLSLVYAILVPPLCLLVLVWLMAAEADHTFLTRLLFFH
- a CDS encoding MFS transporter codes for the protein MPPISPEETPIPPARPQPPKFAALVPLKLPVFRMLWSTWLVANICMWMNDVAAAWMMTSLTSSPIWVALVQSASTLPVFLLGLPSGALADILDRRRWLVATQFWLAGTAIVLCAALALDMMTAPLLLALTFANGIGLALRWPVFAAIVPELVPRPQLPAALGLNGIAMNASRIVGPLTAGMLIASAGTIWVFALNAVLSVASGFVVLRWRREHTPNPLGREKLISAMRVGVQFVWQSQRMRAVLSRITIFFFHSTALLALLPLLARNLQGGGAGTFTLLLAAMGSGAIIAVLFLPRLRQALGRDQLVLRGTVLQSLATAVMAFAPNAWVAVPAMFFGGMAWITVANSLSVSAQLALPDWVRARGMSTYQMAIMGASAIGAALWGQVATVTALNLSLAIAAVSGTLLMLVALRWVTDGVGEDDTRPAEAGWAAGPPAEAPQEDGRVVITVEYLIEPSRAAAFHLVMQQTRRARLSQGAIGWELLHDIAQPSRYVEQIVDDSWTDHLRRFNRATASDMALRERRLAFHVGETQPVVTRYIVRR
- a CDS encoding heme-copper oxidase subunit III family protein — its product is MNHTATIAATPLNPEIAASGWRGLIADWSSDRQAFHVSWGKAMMWIFLLSDTFVFSCFLTGYMTVRVSTTVPWPNPSEVFALHVGGADIPLLLIAIMTFVLITSSGTMAMAVNFAYRGDRVNAATLMLVTATFGELFVGMQAFEWSKLILEEGVRPWGNPMGAAQFGSAFFMITGFHGLHVSAGVVFLFVVAFKLMRGDYDRRGNYQIVEITGLYWHFVDLVWVFIFALFYLW